A genomic region of Raphanus sativus cultivar WK10039 chromosome 6, ASM80110v3, whole genome shotgun sequence contains the following coding sequences:
- the LOC108811814 gene encoding uncharacterized protein LOC108811814 isoform X2, with protein sequence MPLTKLVPDAFGVLTICLVALLILLGLLCIAYSFYFHSHARKQGFIQLGYFTGPWIVRITFILFSFWWAVGEIFRLSLFRRHTRLLSGLDLRWQENVCKWYIVSNLGFAEPCLFLTLMFLLRAPLKIDSGALSGKWNRNTACYIILYSLPMLALQLALVLSESRLNGGYVKLSSHFTRTYSQVTIDHAEILKLVINKRLQKRVHTLIFSVFSFLPLRIAMLCLSVLAKADKIVFEALSFLAFLSLFCFCVVSICLLVYFPVSDSMALRGLRDMDEDDSRGVTEERSGALLLAPHNEDSLSLRGRRSSSQERYVELSLFLEAEN encoded by the exons ATGCCCCTGACAAAATTAGTTCCCGATGCATTCGGCGTCCTCACCATCTGTTTAGTCGCTCTGCTTATTCTTCTCGGTCTCCTCTGCATCGCCTACTCCTTCTACTTCCATTCTCACGCTCGTAAGCAAGGCTTTATTCAGCTTGGCTACTTCACCGGTCCTTGGATTGTCCGTATCACTTTCATTCTCTTCTCCTTCTGGTGGGCTGTTGGTGAGATCTTCCGGCTGAGTTTGTTTAGGCGTCACACTAGGCTGCTCAGCGGCTTGGATCTCAGATGGCAAGAAAACGTCTGCAAGTGGTACATCGTTTCCAATCTTGGGTTTGCCGAGCCTTGCCTCTTTCTCACACTCATGTTTCTTCTGCGAGCTCCTTTGAAGATCGACTCTGGGGCTTTGAGTGGCAAATGGAACAGGAACACTGCCTGTTACATTATTCTTTATTCTCTACCCATGCTTGCTCTTCAACTTGCGCTTGTTTTATCCGAGTCACGCCTAAACGGTGGTTATGTTAAGCTATCAAGCCACTTCACTAGAACCTATTCCCAAGTTACTATTGATCATGCTGAG ATACTGAAACTGGTCATCAATAAGCGTCTGCAGAAGAGGGTACACACTTTGATATTCTCTGTCTTTAGTTTCCTTCCGTTGAGGATCGCTATGCTCTGTTTGTCGGTACTCGCAAAAGCAGACAAGATTGTGTTCGAAGCCCTTTCCTTCTTAGCCTTCTTGTCCCTCTTCTGCTTTTGCGTGGTTTCCATTTGCTTGCTTGTCTACTTCCCGGTTTCAGATTCAATGGCCCTAAGAGGTCTAAGGGACATGGATGAAGATGATAGTAGGGGTGTGACTGAAGAACGCAGTGGTGCTCTGTTGCTTGCACCACATAACGAGGATAGCTTGAGCTTAAGAGGTCGAAGATCTTCCTCACAGGAGAGGTATGTGGAACTCAGCCTATTTCTTGAAGCTGAGAACTAA
- the LOC108811814 gene encoding uncharacterized protein LOC108811814 isoform X1, translating to MPLTKLVPDAFGVLTICLVALLILLGLLCIAYSFYFHSHARKQGFIQLGYFTGPWIVRITFILFSFWWAVGEIFRLSLFRRHTRLLSGLDLRWQENVCKWYIVSNLGFAEPCLFLTLMFLLRAPLKIDSGALSGKWNRNTACYIILYSLPMLALQLALVLSESRLNGGYVKLSSHFTRTYSQVTIDHAEVALCTYPLLSTIILAVFAAVLTAYLFLLGRQILKLVINKRLQKRVHTLIFSVFSFLPLRIAMLCLSVLAKADKIVFEALSFLAFLSLFCFCVVSICLLVYFPVSDSMALRGLRDMDEDDSRGVTEERSGALLLAPHNEDSLSLRGRRSSSQERYVELSLFLEAEN from the coding sequence ATGCCCCTGACAAAATTAGTTCCCGATGCATTCGGCGTCCTCACCATCTGTTTAGTCGCTCTGCTTATTCTTCTCGGTCTCCTCTGCATCGCCTACTCCTTCTACTTCCATTCTCACGCTCGTAAGCAAGGCTTTATTCAGCTTGGCTACTTCACCGGTCCTTGGATTGTCCGTATCACTTTCATTCTCTTCTCCTTCTGGTGGGCTGTTGGTGAGATCTTCCGGCTGAGTTTGTTTAGGCGTCACACTAGGCTGCTCAGCGGCTTGGATCTCAGATGGCAAGAAAACGTCTGCAAGTGGTACATCGTTTCCAATCTTGGGTTTGCCGAGCCTTGCCTCTTTCTCACACTCATGTTTCTTCTGCGAGCTCCTTTGAAGATCGACTCTGGGGCTTTGAGTGGCAAATGGAACAGGAACACTGCCTGTTACATTATTCTTTATTCTCTACCCATGCTTGCTCTTCAACTTGCGCTTGTTTTATCCGAGTCACGCCTAAACGGTGGTTATGTTAAGCTATCAAGCCACTTCACTAGAACCTATTCCCAAGTTACTATTGATCATGCTGAGGTTGCGTTATGCACCTATCCTCTACTGAGTACCATCATCCTCGCTGTGTTTGCAGCCGTACTAACAGCTTACTTGTTCTTGCTTGGAAGGCAGATACTGAAACTGGTCATCAATAAGCGTCTGCAGAAGAGGGTACACACTTTGATATTCTCTGTCTTTAGTTTCCTTCCGTTGAGGATCGCTATGCTCTGTTTGTCGGTACTCGCAAAAGCAGACAAGATTGTGTTCGAAGCCCTTTCCTTCTTAGCCTTCTTGTCCCTCTTCTGCTTTTGCGTGGTTTCCATTTGCTTGCTTGTCTACTTCCCGGTTTCAGATTCAATGGCCCTAAGAGGTCTAAGGGACATGGATGAAGATGATAGTAGGGGTGTGACTGAAGAACGCAGTGGTGCTCTGTTGCTTGCACCACATAACGAGGATAGCTTGAGCTTAAGAGGTCGAAGATCTTCCTCACAGGAGAGGTATGTGGAACTCAGCCTATTTCTTGAAGCTGAGAACTAA